A window from Bacteroidota bacterium encodes these proteins:
- the ilvN gene encoding acetolactate synthase small subunit, producing MEENKQYTLFVYSENHIGVMGRITNTFTSRNLNIDSLTVSESEVAGVYRFTIVTHATASLMMLMSKRIERQVDVIKAGYFAEEELVTQEVAMYKLSTDVLTDGMEIERLLRKHSGRILAVHKDYFVIEKTGHKVETQALFEDLKVHGVFEFVRSGRVAISKPMVLFQEILQDVEEEAKQTS from the coding sequence ATGGAAGAAAATAAACAATATACTCTTTTCGTATATTCCGAAAACCATATCGGAGTTATGGGAAGAATTACAAATACTTTTACGAGCAGAAACCTGAACATTGACAGTTTAACAGTTTCCGAATCGGAAGTTGCAGGGGTTTACCGTTTTACAATAGTTACTCATGCTACCGCTTCGTTAATGATGCTTATGTCTAAGCGTATAGAGCGTCAGGTTGACGTAATTAAAGCAGGATATTTCGCAGAAGAGGAATTGGTAACTCAGGAAGTGGCGATGTACAAGCTTTCAACAGATGTGCTTACCGACGGTATGGAAATCGAAAGACTTTTAAGAAAGCACAGTGGACGTATTCTTGCTGTACACAAGGATTATTTTGTAATAGAAAAAACAGGCCATAAAGTAGAAACTCAGGCTCTATTCGAGGATTTAAAAGTTCATGGAGTATTCGAATTTGTGCGCTCCGGTAGAGTTGCCATATCTAAACCAATGGTACTTTTCCAGGAAATTCTTCAGGATGTTGAAGAAGAGGCTAAGCAAACTTCATAA
- the ilvB gene encoding biosynthetic-type acetolactate synthase large subunit has product MEVVSKNKSNKAIKPTAIKMSGADAVIRSLIDHGVDYIFGYPGGANMPIYDSVYNMSDEITHVLARHEQGAIHAAEGYARSSGRVGVVFATSGPGATNLITGIADAHLDSTPLVCITGQVNANLLGSDAFQETDVTGITSPITKWNYQLTKKEEIVEVIAKAFYIASTGRPGPVLIDISKDIQFEEIEYELKKHEYIRSYVPYPKLNIEELKEAAELINSAKKPMIIFGQGVILSGAEKQLKELVEKADIPAANTLLGISALDTDHPNAVGMVGMHGNYAPNVLTNSCDVLIAIGMRFDDRITGDLNQYAKQAKVIHFDIDKSEFHKNVKAEVTVLGDAKATLTNVLDYIEKNNHSDWKAEFDKLEAIEKEEIWDKILKPSEGKITMAEVVRDVSKMTDGEAVVVTDVGQHQMFASRYSLFKQTKSFISSGGLGTMGFGLPAAIGAKLGAPNREVVSFSGDGGFQMTMQEFGTIMEYGVTVKQVVLNNGYLGMVRQWQDLFFDKRYASTPMMSPEFGKIAEAYGIEYKKVEKREDLQAALQEMLDCDKSYLLEVAVQEELNVFPMVPGGAAVTEVRLK; this is encoded by the coding sequence ATGGAAGTAGTAAGTAAAAACAAAAGCAACAAGGCAATCAAGCCTACTGCGATTAAAATGAGCGGAGCCGATGCGGTTATCCGATCTTTAATCGATCATGGTGTTGATTATATATTTGGCTACCCGGGTGGTGCCAATATGCCAATTTACGATTCAGTGTATAATATGAGCGATGAGATTACTCACGTTCTGGCTCGTCACGAGCAGGGAGCAATACATGCTGCCGAAGGTTATGCGCGAAGTTCAGGTAGAGTTGGGGTCGTCTTTGCTACTTCCGGACCCGGAGCTACAAACCTGATTACCGGTATTGCCGATGCTCATCTGGATTCTACTCCACTGGTATGTATAACAGGACAGGTAAATGCAAACCTTTTAGGTTCTGATGCATTTCAGGAAACAGATGTTACAGGTATAACTTCTCCAATTACTAAGTGGAACTATCAGCTTACAAAAAAAGAAGAGATTGTTGAAGTAATTGCAAAAGCGTTTTACATAGCAAGTACCGGAAGACCAGGACCTGTATTGATAGATATCTCAAAAGATATTCAGTTCGAAGAGATAGAATACGAGTTAAAAAAGCATGAATATATTCGAAGCTATGTTCCTTATCCGAAATTAAATATTGAAGAGCTTAAAGAAGCAGCTGAGCTTATTAACTCTGCAAAAAAACCGATGATTATATTTGGGCAGGGAGTAATTTTGAGCGGTGCTGAAAAGCAACTTAAAGAACTTGTTGAAAAAGCAGATATTCCGGCAGCTAATACCCTTTTAGGTATTTCGGCACTTGATACCGATCACCCTAATGCTGTTGGTATGGTAGGTATGCATGGAAATTATGCCCCTAATGTTTTAACAAACTCATGCGATGTATTAATTGCAATCGGTATGCGTTTCGATGATAGAATCACAGGCGATTTGAATCAGTATGCCAAACAGGCAAAGGTTATTCATTTCGATATTGACAAATCTGAATTTCATAAGAATGTAAAAGCAGAGGTTACTGTCTTAGGTGATGCTAAAGCAACGCTTACAAACGTACTTGATTACATAGAAAAGAATAATCATTCCGACTGGAAAGCGGAGTTTGATAAGCTTGAAGCCATAGAGAAAGAAGAAATTTGGGATAAAATATTAAAACCAAGTGAAGGTAAAATAACAATGGCCGAAGTTGTTAGGGATGTTTCAAAAATGACTGATGGAGAGGCTGTTGTTGTTACAGATGTTGGACAACACCAGATGTTTGCTTCAAGATATTCTTTATTTAAGCAGACAAAATCCTTTATTTCTTCAGGAGGTTTAGGAACAATGGGATTTGGACTTCCTGCAGCAATAGGTGCTAAACTTGGAGCTCCAAACCGTGAAGTGGTATCTTTTTCGGGTGATGGCGGTTTTCAAATGACTATGCAGGAGTTCGGTACAATAATGGAGTATGGTGTTACTGTAAAACAGGTTGTTCTTAATAACGGATACCTTGGAATGGTACGTCAATGGCAGGATTTATTCTTCGATAAACGTTACGCTTCAACTCCAATGATGAGTCCCGAATTTGGTAAAATAGCTGAAGCTTATGGCATAGAATACAAAAAAGTAGAAAAACGTGAAGATTTACAGGCCGCATTACAGGAAATGCTGGATTGTGATAAATCGTATTTACTGGAAGTTGCCGTACAGGAAGAACTTAATGTATTCCCAATGGTGCCCGGAGGCGCTGCTGTAACTGAAGTTAGACTAAAATAA
- a CDS encoding TatD family hydrolase, with amino-acid sequence MVLTDTHTHLYSEQFDKDRDEVIKNAIDAGVSRMFLPGIDSESTEAMLELEAQYPENCFAMMGLHPTSVDENWEKELKHVEEWIRKRDFVAIGEIGIDLYWDKTFLKEQQFVFRKQIQWAKEKNLPIIIHVRDSFDEIFEILEEEKDEKLRGIFHCFTGTLEQAERAISYNMKLGIGGVATFKNGKIDKFLKQIDLQNIVLETDAPYLAPTPYRGKRNESIYLLKVADKLSDIYEMPISEIAKVTTANSLEVFGV; translated from the coding sequence ATGGTTTTAACGGATACACATACTCATCTTTATTCAGAACAATTTGATAAAGACAGAGATGAGGTAATAAAAAATGCTATAGATGCCGGAGTAAGCAGGATGTTTCTTCCCGGTATTGATAGCGAAAGTACAGAGGCGATGCTCGAGCTTGAAGCACAGTACCCTGAGAATTGTTTTGCAATGATGGGCTTGCACCCAACTTCGGTTGATGAAAATTGGGAAAAGGAGTTAAAGCATGTTGAAGAGTGGATAAGAAAGAGAGATTTTGTAGCGATTGGAGAGATCGGAATCGACCTTTATTGGGATAAAACTTTTCTCAAAGAACAACAGTTTGTTTTTCGTAAGCAGATACAATGGGCTAAAGAAAAGAATTTGCCAATAATAATACATGTTAGAGATTCTTTTGACGAGATATTTGAAATACTGGAAGAAGAAAAAGACGAAAAGCTAAGAGGGATTTTTCATTGTTTTACAGGAACATTGGAGCAAGCCGAAAGAGCAATTTCCTATAATATGAAATTGGGAATTGGTGGAGTAGCTACTTTTAAAAATGGAAAAATTGATAAGTTTTTAAAACAGATTGATTTGCAGAATATTGTTTTGGAAACCGATGCTCCATATTTAGCCCCTACACCATATCGTGGCAAACGAAATGAAAGCATTTACCTGTTAAAAGTCGCTGATAAGTTATCGGATATATACGAAATGCCAATTTCTGAAATTGCAAAGGTTACAACTGCTAATTCATTGGAAGTTTTTGGAGTATGA
- a CDS encoding 2-isopropylmalate synthase, with amino-acid sequence MSGDKVYIFDTTLRDGEQVPGSKLNTREKIEIALALEELGVDIIEAGFPVSSPGDFEAVMEVSKAVKNPTVCGLTRAVENDIEVAGRALKYAQRGRIHTGIGTSQQHIYNKLKSTPEEIIRRGVAAVKYARNFVDDVEFYAEDAGRTDNEFLAKVIQEVVKAGATVVNIPDTTGYCLPQEYGEKIKFLKDNVDGIDNVIISTHCHNDLGMATANSLAGIQNGARQIESTINGIGERAGNTALEEVVMAIKQQKLLNFHTSINSVMLNPISQLVSERMKMVVQPNKAIVGANAFAHSSGIHQDGVLKNRENYEIIDPASVGAGESAFILTARSGRAALNYRAKKIGFDLEVEELNTVYHHFLDVADKVKEVTDEHLTKIFNGYLGRNQKAI; translated from the coding sequence ATGTCAGGTGATAAAGTTTATATTTTCGACACAACATTGAGGGATGGAGAACAAGTTCCCGGAAGTAAATTAAATACCCGTGAGAAGATTGAAATAGCTTTAGCACTCGAAGAACTTGGTGTAGATATTATTGAAGCCGGATTTCCTGTTTCAAGTCCCGGAGATTTCGAAGCGGTAATGGAGGTGTCAAAAGCTGTGAAAAACCCAACGGTTTGTGGGTTGACAAGAGCCGTAGAAAATGATATTGAAGTAGCCGGAAGAGCTTTAAAATATGCGCAAAGAGGTAGGATACATACAGGTATTGGTACTTCGCAACAACATATATATAATAAATTAAAATCAACACCCGAAGAAATAATCCGCAGAGGTGTTGCAGCCGTAAAATACGCCAGAAATTTTGTTGATGATGTAGAGTTTTATGCTGAAGATGCCGGTAGAACTGATAATGAATTTTTGGCAAAAGTTATTCAGGAGGTTGTAAAAGCAGGAGCTACAGTTGTAAATATTCCTGATACAACAGGATATTGCCTGCCACAGGAATACGGAGAAAAGATAAAATTCCTGAAAGATAATGTTGATGGAATTGATAATGTGATTATTTCTACTCACTGCCACAACGATTTGGGAATGGCAACAGCAAATTCCTTAGCAGGAATTCAAAACGGAGCACGTCAGATCGAAAGTACAATCAATGGTATTGGTGAAAGAGCAGGAAATACTGCGTTGGAAGAAGTTGTGATGGCAATTAAACAACAGAAATTGCTAAACTTTCACACATCAATAAATTCTGTAATGTTGAATCCGATCAGTCAATTGGTTTCAGAGAGAATGAAAATGGTTGTGCAGCCAAACAAAGCAATTGTCGGGGCTAATGCATTTGCTCATTCATCAGGAATTCATCAGGATGGTGTTTTGAAAAACCGTGAAAATTATGAGATAATTGATCCTGCATCTGTAGGTGCCGGTGAATCAGCATTCATACTTACAGCACGTAGTGGAAGAGCTGCTTTGAATTATAGGGCTAAGAAAATAGGCTTTGATTTAGAGGTGGAAGAACTTAATACAGTTTATCATCATTTCCTTGATGTAGCCGATAAGGTTAAGGAGGTTACGGATGAACATTTAACAAAAATATTTAATGGTTACCTAGGAAGGAACCAAAAAGCAATTTAG